TGAACGTGCCGTCGGAGATCGGTGACTCGATCTGGCGGGTCATCTGGACGTTCCAGGACACCAAGACCAAGGTGGTGACCAGCGGCAGCTCCCCGTACTTCACCGACAAGCGGCTCTCCTTCACGGTTCCGTCGTTCGGCACCGCGCAGATCCTGCAGACGGTCGAGGTGCAACGGCTGATCGCCGGTACCGACGCCAACGGGAACGTCGGCTTCGCCGTGACGAGCTCGTGGGATCTGCTCATCGTGCCGTCGACCTCGACCGCGGCCAGCTGACCGTCCTCGGCGAAACACGTCCCCACAGATGAGGAAAGGCCGCGCCCGGTGACTCCGGACGCGGCCTTTCTCCTTCGGCTGAGCTCAGTCGGTCAGGACTCCAACTCCGACGCCACCGCCCGCAGCACGGTGGCCATCCGGCCACCGATGGCGCGGTCCGGGTAGCGGCCACGACGAAGGTCGGGCAGCGCCTTGGACTCCAGCATCTTGATCATGTCGTCGAGCAACCCGTGGAGTTCCTCCGCCGGGCGGCGGGTGGCGGCGACCACCGACGGCGGAGCGTCGAGGACGACGACCTGCAGCGCCTGCGGACCCCGCTTGCCGTCCGCCACACCGAACTCGACCTTCTGGCCCGGCTTCAGGGCCGCGACCCCCGTCGGGAGCGCCGAGGAACGGACGTGCACGTCCTCGCCGCCCTCCTGGGCGATGAACCCGAAACCCTTCTCCGCGTCATACCATTTCACCTTGCCGGCCGGCACCCGACTCACCATCTCTCCACTGTCACCACGCTCCGGCCAGTGCCAGAACGCCGGCCCTCACCGCTGTGCGGGCACAACCATCAAGAGTACTGGTGACGGCGGCCACCGCCGGTCGCCGAGAATCCCGTCGGGAACCGCCGGGCCGCTATCCTGGCCGTGTGACCAGCCCAGAACCCGAGGCCGACCGCGACGCGGCGGTCAGCGTGCGCACCGCCTCGCGATCCAAGACCCGCCGCAAGGCGGCACCGTTGGCCAAGATCGGCATGGCCCTGTTCGCGGTCGGGCTGCTCGCCGTCTTCGCCGACATGGCGCTGTTCGCCGCCGGCTCTCGCAACCTGCCGGTTTGGGTGAACCTGGCGGCCATGCTGGCTCCGGTCGGACTCGGCCTCGGACTGATCGGAGTGGTCCGGGAGAACCGGGCCGCCTCCCCGGCGCTGGCCGCTCGCCGGGGTTCGGCCCAGCGGTAGCCGTCTCGACCCAGCGGGGCCGTCTCGACCCAGCGGAGCCGTCTCGACCCGGCGGGACGTCAGCCGTCGGTCAGTGAACGGTGGCCAGAAGGTACGAATCGAGCCATTGCGGGAACTCGGTCAGATCACCCAGCACCACATCGGCCCCGGCCGCGGCCAGGTCGGCGGCGCTGATCGGCCCGGTGGCCACGGCGACGGCGAGAGCATCAGCCGCGCGGGCCCCGGTGATGTCACCCAGGTGATCGCCGACGTAGACCTCGGCGCCGTACTCCTGCAGGGCGACCGCTTTGCCGGTGCTCCACAGGTCCCCGATGACGGCCTCGACGGTCACGCCCATCAGGTCGAGGTGGGCCTGGGCGGTCGGCCCGAACTTGGCGGTCACGACGACGGCCCGGCCTCCCCGAGCGGTGACCGAGTTCAGAGCGGCGACCGCACCCGGCATGGGCACCGTCCGAGGGATGGCGATGGCCGGGTAGATGGCGCGGTAACGAGCGATGACAGCGGCGATGGTCTTCTCGTCGAGGTCGTACCGGGCCAGTTCATGGCTCAGCGGCGGCCCGAGCCGGCTGACGAATCCGACGCCGTCCAACGGAATCCGGAACTCCTTGGCCAGAACGGCGAAGACCTCGATCATCCCCTCTCGGGGATCGATCAAGGTCATGTCGAGGTCGAAACCAACGGTGAAGCTCACGATTTCAGGGTAAGCGCGGCCAGAGACCGAACCGGGCGTCGCATGCAGCTGAGGCCGGAAGGTGACCGCAACGTTACGAGTCTTGTGATTCCGATCACGGATAGTGGTCGAAACGGTCCGATCGCCCCCCATCCGCCGCCTCTACGATGGTCATGATGAGCGTCCAGACCCCCGGGCCGGACCCCCAGCCGACCCTGGAGGGCGGCGGCCGGCCGCCGACGGCCGATCCCGCTCGCCTCGATCTCGCCGCTCGGCGGGCCGCCGGCGCCCTGCTGCTGGTGATCGTGGCGGTCGTGGCCGTCATCGTCTTCTGGCCGGGGCCGCCCGACCCGAGCGGACAGAGCGCCCTGGAGGCGTTCCTGCGGCGCCAGCACGAGCGGGGCCTCCCCGACTGGATCTCCTTCGGCCTGATCCAGAATCTGGCCAACGTGGTGATGTTCCTGCCGCTCGGCTACCTCGGTGCGCTGGCCATGCGTCGCCACAACTACCTCGTGGTGGCGGCGGCGGCGCTGGGGTCCGGACTGATCGAGCTCGTCCAGCTGCTGCTCCTGCCCCACCGGGTGGCTTCCTGGCCCGACATCGCGTCCAACACCGTGGGGGCACTGGTCGGTCTACTGCTCGCCGTGCCCGTCCTGCGGCGGCGCCGCAAGCGGCGCCGGCAGTTCCTGCGGGGCCACCGCGGCGCGGTCGACTCCGACCGCCGCGCCGCCCGGATCGCGCGGATCTGATCAGGCCGTGGTCGTCGCGGCCACCGATTGCAGCCCGAGCAGGCCGACCGATTCCTCTCGCATCTGAGCCTTCCGGACCTTGCCGGTCACGGTCATCGGGAATTCGTCGACGACGTGCACGTAGCGCGGGATCTTGTAGTGGGCCAGCCGCCCGTCGCAGAAGTCGCGGACGTCCTGGGCGGTGAGCGGCGGGGCGCCGTCGCGCATCCGGATCCAGGCCATCAGCTCCTCCCCGTACCGGGCGTCGGGCACCCCGATCACCTGGGCGTCCACGATGTCCGGGTGCTGGTACAGGAATTCCTCCACCTCCCGCGGGTACACGTTCTCGCCGCCCCGGATGACCAGGTCCTTGATCCGCCCGGTGATGTTGAGGTAACCGGCCTCGGTCATCACGGCCAGATCACCGGTGTGCATCCACCGGGCGGAGTCGATCGACTCGGCCGTCTTGTCGGGCTGCTCCCAATAACCCAGCATCACCGAGTAGCCACGGGTGCACAGCTCCCCCGGGGTTCCCCGCGGCACGGTGAGCCCGGTGCCCGGATCGATCACCTTCGACTCCAGGTGCGGATGCGTCCGCCCCACCGTCGACGTCCGTTCCTCGATCCCGTCGTCGACGGCGGTCTGCGTCGAGACCGGGGAGGTCTCGGTCATGCCGTAACAGATGGTGACCTCGCTCATGCCGAACTCGGCGATCACCCGCTTCATCACCTCGACCGGGCACGGCGAGCCGGCCATGATCCCGGTCCGCAGGCTGGACAGGTCGTAGTCGGCGACGTTGGGCAGGGCCAGTTCGGCGATGAACATGGTGGGTACGCCGTACAGGGAGGTGCAGCGATAGTCGGTTACGGCGGCCAGGGTCGCCTCCGGGTCGAATCCGGGCGACGGATAGACGACGCAGGCTCCGTGCGAGGTGGCGGCCAGATTGCCCATCACCATGCCGAAACAGTGATACAGCGGCACCGCGACGCAGATGACGTCCTGCTCGGTGTACCGGCAGCCCTCACCCACGAAATAGCCGTTGTTCAGGATGTTGTGGTGCGAGAGCGTCGCGCCCTTGGGAAACCCGGTCGTGCCGGAGGTGTACTGGATGTTGATCGGCTGGTCGGCTCCGAGCTGGATCTGATCGAGCCGGGTCCGATCGAGAGTCGCCCCGGCGGCGAGCATCTCGTCGAAGTCGCCGCCGATGTAGACGATCCGGCGGAGCGCGGTGCAGCGGTCGCGGACCTGGGTGATCATCGCGGCGTAGTTGCTGGCCTTGAAGGACCGGGCCGAGACGAGGACGGATATCCCGGCCTGGTGGAGGACGAAGTCGAGCTCGTGGGTCCGGTAGGCCGGGTTGATGTTGACCAGCATCGCCCCGATCTTGGCCGTCGCGTACTGGGTGATCATCCACTCCGCGCAGTTCGGGGACCAGATACCGACCCGGTCGCCGACCTTCACCCCGTCGGCGAGCAGCGCCAGGGCCAGGGCGTCGCTCAGTGCGCCGAATTCGGCATAGGTGTAGGACTTTCCGGCGGCGACGTCCACCAGCACGGTGCGGTCCGGCCATCGGTCGACCGCCCGCTGCAGATTCTCGCCGATGGTGTCGCCGAGCAGCGGCTTGGTGGACGTGGAGCTGGAGTAAGAGGACAGCATCGTTGGGTCCTTCCTGACCGAGTGTCCCGCGCAGTGCGCTGGGTCACACGTCCATCCTGGCCTCCGGATACCCGCCCCGCCACCTCGCCCTCTGGCTGCGAACCGCCCGCCGGTCCCGCTACGAGCGGAACGGGTCGGCCGTGTGGCCGATGAGGTCGGCGACGCTGTCGATGATCAACGACGGCCGGAACGGGTACTGCTCCACCGTATTCAGGGTCGAGATGCCGCTGAGCACAAGAATTGTCGCCAGGCCGGCCTCGAGCCCGGCGATGACGTCGGTGTCCATCCGGTCCCCGATCATCAGCGTCGACTCGGAGTGCGCGCCGATCGCCCGCAGGGCGCTGCGCATCATCAGCGGGTTCGGCTTGCCGACGAAGTACGGCTTCTTGCCCGTGGCCTTCTCGATCAACGCGGCCACGGCGCCGGCCGCCGGCAGCAGACCCTGACGGCTCGGACCGGTGGCGTCCGGGTTGGTCGAGACGAACCGGGCACCCTTGTCGATCAGCCGGATCGCGGTGGTGATGGCCTCGAACGAGTAGGTCCTGGTCTCGCCCAGCACCACGTAGTCGGGATCGCGGTCGGTGAGGACGTAGCCCGCCTCGTGCATGGCCGTGGTCAGCCCGACCTCACCGATCACATAGGCCGTGCCGCCCGGACGCTGGCTGTGCAGGAACCGGGCGGTGGCCAGGGCCGAGGTCCAGATGCGGTCTTCCGCGATGTCCAGCCCGGTGGCCAGCAGCCGCGCCCGCAGATCACGCCGGGTGTAGATCGGGTTGTTGGTGACGACGACGTAGTTGGTGCCGCGTTCGTTCAACTCGGCGATGAACTCGCCGGCCCCGGGAATCATGTGTTCCTCGTGGACGAGCACGCCATCCATGTCCATCAGGTACGACCACTGCGCGGCCTGGGGCATCGGGCGAACGGTCGGGTCATCCTGGATCGGTTCGGTCACCGACTCATCATCCCCTACCGGCCAGCCGGCCGGGTGCCCTCACCCGCCCCGGCGTCAGCGGGAGTGGATGGTCACCTCGGTCGCCTTGATCGACAGGAAAACGGCTGCCCCCGGGCCGATCCCGAGCTCGGCCACGGCCGCCGGAGTCACATCGACGGCGATGTCCGCCGGCCCGGTCGTGCGTAATCTCACGGCCGCGGTGGCCGGCTCCAGCGACCGGACGGTGGCCGGCCAGTGATTGCGCGGGCTGCCGCCGGGCGCGTCGAGGAAGACGGCGACCGCCGCGGGCCGGAATACCGCCGCCGCGTGGTCGCCGGCCCGGAGCCCGGCCGCGGCGACCCCGGCCAGCATCAGACCGGAACCGGTGCGGATCGAGACCGGCTCACCTTCGGCCGCGGAGGCGGAAACGGTGCCGGGCACCAGGTTCAGTCCGGCCAGGGTGGCTCCGAAGGAGCTGCGGGGCGCGGTCAGTACCGTCCCGGTCGGCCCGTCATCGACGATCCGGCCACGCTCGAGCACTAGCACCCGATCGGCCAGCACGGCGGCGTCGAGCACGTCGTGGGTGACCAGGATGCTGGTGGTCCCGGTGTCCCGCAGGTGGGTACGGAGCACCTGACGGATCTCCGGGACGGTCTGCGCGTCCAAGGCACCGAGCGGTTCGTCCAGCAGCAGCAGATCGGGTTCGGCGGCCAGGGCCCGGGCCAGGGCGACCCGCTGGCGCTGTCCCCCGGAGAGCTGCGCCGGGCGCCGGCTCTCCAGACCGGCCAACCCCATCCGGTCCAGCCATTCCCCGGCCGCCGCCCGGGCCGCGACCCGCGTCCGGCCCTGCGACCGGGGCCCGAAGGCCACGTTCTCCAGCGCCGACAGGTGGGGGAACAGCAGCGGGTCCTGGCCCATCAGACCGACCCGGCGGTGCTCCGCCGGGACGGCCGTCGACGGACCGGTCAGCTCCCGGCCGCCGAGCCGGACCTGCCCGGAGTCGGGTGCGGCCAGGCCGGCCAGCACGCCGAGCACGGTCGATTTGCCCGACCCGTTCGGTCCGAGGACGGCCACCGACTCGCCGGCCGGCACCTCGAAGGCGACCCGGACGACGAATTCGGCGCGGGCCAGCGCGAAGTCGGCCTGCAGGTCGCTCATCGGATGCCCGGAAAGCGCCAGGGCCGGATCAGGACCAGGATCACCGCGGACACCAGAACCAGCAGCAGCGACATCGCGATGGCCGAGTCCTGGTCGACGCCGGCCCCGTTGAACGCCTCGTAGATGGCCAGCGGCATGGTCTGGGTGATGCCTGGGTAGTTGCCGGCGAACAGGGCGGTGGCCCCGAACTCGCCCAGGGCGCGCGCGAAGCACAGCACCGTGGCCGAGATCAGACCCGGCCCGACCAGGGGCAGGGTCACCCGGCGGAACACCGTCCATCGCCCGGCGCCGAGCGTGGCCGCGACGACCTCGAACCGGGTGCCGGCGGTGCGCAGCGACCCTTCCAGCGACAGCACCAGGAACGGCAGCGACACGAACGCCTCGGCGATCACCACAGCGGTGGTGGTGAACGGGATCTGCCCGATCGTGGTCAACATGTAGTGGCCGATCAGACCGCCCCGGCCCAGCAGGTACAGCAGCGCGATGCCGCCCACCATGGGGGGCAGGACGAGCGGCAGCGTGGTCAGCCCGCGCAGCAGCACCACCCACCGTCCGCCGGACCGGGCCATCAGCATGGCCATCGGGACGCCCAGGATCAGGCAGAGCACGGTGGCGGCGACCCCGCAGCGGAGCGACAGCCACAGGGCCTGCCGCGAGGTCTGCGAGGTGATCGCGGCCGGCAGGGCGGGCCAGTCGGCCTTGGCCACCAGCGCGACCAGGGGCATCAGCAGGAACAGCACCCCGACCACGGCCGGGACGATGAGCAGCCGGGGAACGCTCCGGGCGCCGAGGTCGGACTGGCTCACGCGGTCATTCTCGCGTACCCGCGGCGGCCGGTCGGTTCACGCGCCGGGAGCGCCGAAGCCGGCTGACGCCAGCACCTTGCGGCCCTGCGCCCCGGTCACCAGCGCGATGAACGCCTTCGCCGCGGCGGCGTTCGGGGCTGCGTCCAGGGCGGCGATCGGATAGTGGTTGACCGCCTTGGCCGCCTCCGGGAAGTCCAGCCCGGTGACCTTGCCTCCCGCCCCCAGCACATCGGTCCGGTAGACCAGGCCGGCGTCGGCGTCGCCCGATTCGACCTTGGTCAGCACCGCCGTCACGCTCGATTCCTGGCTGACCGGCTTGACCGAGACACCGGCGGCGGCGAGTGCGGTCCGGGCGGCGGCGCCGCAGGGTTGCGCCACGGCACACAGGTCGACGGCGAGATCGGACGCCGTCAGCGACTGCAGACCGGTGATCTTCTTCGGGTTCCCGGGGGCGACCGCGATCTGCAGCCGGTTGGTCGCGAATTCGACCGG
This window of the Nakamurella panacisegetis genome carries:
- a CDS encoding DUF2771 family protein, which encodes MTRFRPARLGGLLAAAALLVAGCTSPRPEVTFYGNRTAVQVEAYGWCKDLTTCTLDKARIARLTMHADQALQVNVPSEIGDSIWRVIWTFQDTKTKVVTSGSSPYFTDKRLSFTVPSFGTAQILQTVEVQRLIAGTDANGNVGFAVTSSWDLLIVPSTSTAAS
- a CDS encoding cold-shock protein, yielding MPAGKVKWYDAEKGFGFIAQEGGEDVHVRSSALPTGVAALKPGQKVEFGVADGKRGPQALQVVVLDAPPSVVAATRRPAEELHGLLDDMIKMLESKALPDLRRGRYPDRAIGGRMATVLRAVASELES
- a CDS encoding HAD family hydrolase, with protein sequence MSFTVGFDLDMTLIDPREGMIEVFAVLAKEFRIPLDGVGFVSRLGPPLSHELARYDLDEKTIAAVIARYRAIYPAIAIPRTVPMPGAVAALNSVTARGGRAVVVTAKFGPTAQAHLDLMGVTVEAVIGDLWSTGKAVALQEYGAEVYVGDHLGDITGARAADALAVAVATGPISAADLAAAGADVVLGDLTEFPQWLDSYLLATVH
- a CDS encoding VanZ family protein, whose amino-acid sequence is MSVQTPGPDPQPTLEGGGRPPTADPARLDLAARRAAGALLLVIVAVVAVIVFWPGPPDPSGQSALEAFLRRQHERGLPDWISFGLIQNLANVVMFLPLGYLGALAMRRHNYLVVAAAALGSGLIELVQLLLLPHRVASWPDIASNTVGALVGLLLAVPVLRRRRKRRRQFLRGHRGAVDSDRRAARIARI
- a CDS encoding AMP-binding protein, producing the protein MLSSYSSSTSTKPLLGDTIGENLQRAVDRWPDRTVLVDVAAGKSYTYAEFGALSDALALALLADGVKVGDRVGIWSPNCAEWMITQYATAKIGAMLVNINPAYRTHELDFVLHQAGISVLVSARSFKASNYAAMITQVRDRCTALRRIVYIGGDFDEMLAAGATLDRTRLDQIQLGADQPINIQYTSGTTGFPKGATLSHHNILNNGYFVGEGCRYTEQDVICVAVPLYHCFGMVMGNLAATSHGACVVYPSPGFDPEATLAAVTDYRCTSLYGVPTMFIAELALPNVADYDLSSLRTGIMAGSPCPVEVMKRVIAEFGMSEVTICYGMTETSPVSTQTAVDDGIEERTSTVGRTHPHLESKVIDPGTGLTVPRGTPGELCTRGYSVMLGYWEQPDKTAESIDSARWMHTGDLAVMTEAGYLNITGRIKDLVIRGGENVYPREVEEFLYQHPDIVDAQVIGVPDARYGEELMAWIRMRDGAPPLTAQDVRDFCDGRLAHYKIPRYVHVVDEFPMTVTGKVRKAQMREESVGLLGLQSVAATTTA
- a CDS encoding HAD-IIA family hydrolase, giving the protein MPQAAQWSYLMDMDGVLVHEEHMIPGAGEFIAELNERGTNYVVVTNNPIYTRRDLRARLLATGLDIAEDRIWTSALATARFLHSQRPGGTAYVIGEVGLTTAMHEAGYVLTDRDPDYVVLGETRTYSFEAITTAIRLIDKGARFVSTNPDATGPSRQGLLPAAGAVAALIEKATGKKPYFVGKPNPLMMRSALRAIGAHSESTLMIGDRMDTDVIAGLEAGLATILVLSGISTLNTVEQYPFRPSLIIDSVADLIGHTADPFRS
- a CDS encoding sulfate/molybdate ABC transporter ATP-binding protein; the protein is MSDLQADFALARAEFVVRVAFEVPAGESVAVLGPNGSGKSTVLGVLAGLAAPDSGQVRLGGRELTGPSTAVPAEHRRVGLMGQDPLLFPHLSALENVAFGPRSQGRTRVAARAAAGEWLDRMGLAGLESRRPAQLSGGQRQRVALARALAAEPDLLLLDEPLGALDAQTVPEIRQVLRTHLRDTGTTSILVTHDVLDAAVLADRVLVLERGRIVDDGPTGTVLTAPRSSFGATLAGLNLVPGTVSASAAEGEPVSIRTGSGLMLAGVAAAGLRAGDHAAAVFRPAAVAVFLDAPGGSPRNHWPATVRSLEPATAAVRLRTTGPADIAVDVTPAAVAELGIGPGAAVFLSIKATEVTIHSR
- a CDS encoding ABC transporter permease — translated: MSQSDLGARSVPRLLIVPAVVGVLFLLMPLVALVAKADWPALPAAITSQTSRQALWLSLRCGVAATVLCLILGVPMAMLMARSGGRWVVLLRGLTTLPLVLPPMVGGIALLYLLGRGGLIGHYMLTTIGQIPFTTTAVVIAEAFVSLPFLVLSLEGSLRTAGTRFEVVAATLGAGRWTVFRRVTLPLVGPGLISATVLCFARALGEFGATALFAGNYPGITQTMPLAIYEAFNGAGVDQDSAIAMSLLLVLVSAVILVLIRPWRFPGIR
- the modA gene encoding molybdate ABC transporter substrate-binding protein, whose product is MSSRRSNLTRLVSALAVASLALSACSSASGSSTPGSSSGSDSSVAGSAAGSSAPALSGTLKVDAAASLKKTFDKLSAEFEKEHPGVKVIASYDGSAVLATQLIGGAPVDVFASADDKNMTKVTDQKLITSKPVEFATNRLQIAVAPGNPKKITGLQSLTASDLAVDLCAVAQPCGAAARTALAAAGVSVKPVSQESSVTAVLTKVESGDADAGLVYRTDVLGAGGKVTGLDFPEAAKAVNHYPIAALDAAPNAAAAKAFIALVTGAQGRKVLASAGFGAPGA